A stretch of the Chengkuizengella sediminis genome encodes the following:
- a CDS encoding CtsR family transcriptional regulator has product MRNISDIIEQYLKHILHESEEKVVEIQRNDLADQFNCVPSQINYVISTRFTLEKGYLVQSKRGGGGYIRIQKVLFPSNSSLQNHIFQTIGQQIDQSAAEGFIYQLEDTGIISAREANLFRAAITRDVLTLKLPLRDEIRAKVLKAMLISLISK; this is encoded by the coding sequence ATGCGTAATATTTCCGATATTATTGAACAATATCTGAAACATATTCTGCATGAAAGCGAAGAGAAGGTCGTTGAAATTCAACGGAACGATTTAGCAGATCAGTTTAATTGTGTTCCTTCTCAAATCAATTACGTCATTAGTACTCGGTTCACTTTGGAGAAAGGTTATTTAGTTCAGAGTAAACGAGGTGGTGGCGGATACATTCGAATACAAAAGGTATTGTTCCCATCAAATTCATCTCTTCAGAATCATATATTTCAAACGATTGGTCAACAAATCGATCAATCTGCAGCGGAAGGATTCATTTATCAACTTGAAGATACGGGTATCATAAGCGCCCGTGAAGCCAATTTGTTTAGAGCTGCAATAACAAGAGATGTATTAACATTAAAGTTACCCTTAAGAGATGAAATCAGAGCAAAAGTCTTGAAAGCCATGCTCATTTCTTTAATTAGTAAATAA
- a CDS encoding UvrB/UvrC motif-containing protein, whose translation MICQECGNKPAALHFTKIVNGEKTEFHLCESCAREKGDSIPGAPNGFSIHNLLSGILEFEPSMGQNVKQQKKVIRCENCGLTYSQFRKIGRFGCSSCYNHFSDPLNPLLKRVHGNSVHVGKIPKISGGKIKYKRQIKDLKKELQSKIDLEEFEEAAKLRDEIRSLEQKISEA comes from the coding sequence GTGATATGCCAAGAGTGCGGTAACAAACCAGCAGCATTACATTTCACTAAAATAGTAAATGGTGAAAAAACAGAGTTTCATTTGTGCGAGTCTTGTGCTAGGGAAAAGGGTGATTCTATTCCAGGTGCACCCAATGGGTTCTCGATACACAATTTATTATCGGGCATTTTAGAATTTGAGCCATCAATGGGTCAAAATGTAAAACAACAAAAAAAAGTGATTCGATGTGAAAATTGCGGTCTGACTTATTCTCAGTTTAGAAAAATAGGGCGTTTTGGTTGTAGCTCCTGTTATAATCATTTTTCAGATCCATTAAACCCATTGCTTAAAAGAGTACATGGCAATTCAGTTCATGTTGGTAAAATCCCTAAGATATCTGGTGGGAAAATAAAATATAAACGTCAAATCAAAGATCTAAAAAAAGAACTTCAATCAAAAATTGATCTTGAAGAATTTGAAGAGGCAGCAAAACTTCGTGATGAAATTCGCAGCCTGGAGCAAAAAATATCAGAGGCATAA
- a CDS encoding protein arginine kinase, with product MKGEGADSDIVISSRIRLARNLTHYPFPMLSTNQQSEEVLEKVSDVVHDEDLKMISNFERIPLSEINSLESKVLVEKHLISPNLAEESRNGAVILSENESISIMINEEDHIRIQCLFPGFQINEAWELANHIDDIFEAKLNYAFDEKKGYLTSCPTNVGTGIRASVMLHLPALVLTQQINRILTAVSQVGLAVRGLYGEGSESLGNLFQISNQITLGQSEPEIIHNLYSVVKQIIEHERTARAKMLSESKTFLLDRVNRSYGILSYAQIMDSKEAAQRLSDVRLGIDLGLISNVSANVLNELMIMTQPGFLQQYASKKLSSDERDVLRAEMIRERIKK from the coding sequence ATGAAGGGTGAAGGAGCAGACTCCGACATCGTAATTAGCAGCAGAATCCGTTTGGCTAGGAACTTAACTCACTATCCATTTCCAATGCTTTCAACCAATCAACAATCTGAAGAAGTATTAGAAAAAGTATCTGATGTAGTTCATGATGAAGATTTAAAAATGATTAGTAATTTTGAACGAATCCCGCTTTCTGAAATAAACAGTTTAGAAAGTAAAGTTTTAGTCGAGAAACACTTAATTAGTCCTAATTTAGCAGAGGAATCACGTAATGGTGCAGTGATTCTCAGTGAAAATGAGTCTATTAGCATTATGATTAATGAGGAAGACCATATTCGCATTCAATGTTTATTTCCAGGTTTTCAAATTAATGAAGCATGGGAACTAGCCAATCATATTGATGATATATTTGAAGCGAAATTAAATTATGCTTTTGACGAGAAAAAAGGATATCTGACAAGTTGTCCAACTAATGTTGGCACAGGAATCCGAGCTTCTGTTATGCTCCACCTTCCAGCTTTAGTACTTACACAGCAAATCAATCGAATACTTACAGCAGTTAGTCAAGTTGGTTTAGCTGTTAGAGGGTTGTATGGTGAAGGAAGTGAGTCTTTAGGAAATCTCTTTCAGATATCAAATCAAATTACATTGGGACAGTCTGAACCAGAGATTATTCACAATTTATATAGTGTGGTAAAACAAATTATTGAACACGAGAGAACAGCAAGGGCTAAGATGTTATCTGAGTCAAAAACATTTTTACTAGACCGAGTTAATCGTTCCTATGGAATTTTGTCTTATGCACAAATTATGGATTCGAAGGAAGCTGCTCAACGGCTTTCAGACGTTAGATTAGGGATAGATTTAGGTCTAATATCTAATGTATCAGCGAATGTTTTAAATGAATTAATGATTATGACTCAGCCAGGATTTTTACAGCAATATGCAAGTAAGAAGCTTTCTTCTGATGAAAGAGATGTTTTAAGGGCTGAGATGATTAGAGAGAGAATTAAAAAATAA
- the clpC gene encoding ATP-dependent protease ATP-binding subunit ClpC, which translates to MMFGRFTERAQKVLALAQEEAVRLGHNNIGTEHILLGLIREGEGIAAKAIVSLGLSLEKIQDEVESLIGRGKEQPSNIAYTPRAKKVIELSMDEARKLGHTYVGTEHILLGLIREGEGVAARVLSNLGINLNKARQKVLQLLGSSESSSSSHNTATNANTPTLDGLARDLTAIAKEDNLDPVIGRNKEIERVIQVLSRRTKNNPVLIGEPGVGKTAIAEGLAQKIIHNEIPETLRDKRVMTLDMGSVVAGTKYRGEFEDRLKKIMEEIRQAGNIILFIDELHTLIGAGGAEGAIDASNILKPSLARGELQCIGATTLDEYRKYIEKDAALERRFQPITVDQPSPEEAIQILYGLRDRYEAHHRVKITDDAIEEAVKLSDRYITDRFLPDKAIDLIDEAGSKVRLRSYTVPPDLKQLESNLEDIRKEKDAAVQSQEFEKAAGLRDTEQKLREELDSTKKEWKEEQSSTDSEVTPEDIAQVVASWTGIPVSKLAEEETERLLKMESILHERVIGQDEAVKSVSRSIRRARAGLKDPKRPMGSFIFLGPTGVGKTELARALAEALFGDENAILRIDMSEYMEKHSTSRLVGAPPGYVGYDEGGQLTEMVRRKPYSVVLLDEIEKAHPEVFNVLLQVLEDGRLTDSKGRVVDFRNTLIIMTSNVGADTIKKNSSLGFTAASDVGRDYNNMKDKVIEELKKSFRPEFLNRIDESIVFHSLDEKHIAEIVTLMAEELRKRLKEQEVDFSLTDSAKAFLAKEGYDPTYGARPLRRAIQKHIEDRLSEELLKGNITKGGAIVIDEKDGELLVQK; encoded by the coding sequence ATGATGTTTGGTAGGTTTACAGAACGAGCGCAAAAAGTGCTCGCATTAGCTCAGGAAGAAGCAGTTCGTTTAGGACATAACAATATTGGAACTGAACATATTTTATTAGGTTTGATTCGAGAAGGAGAAGGGATTGCTGCTAAAGCGATTGTTTCATTGGGGTTAAGTTTGGAAAAGATACAGGATGAAGTTGAAAGCTTAATTGGAAGAGGGAAGGAACAACCTTCAAACATAGCTTACACACCAAGAGCTAAAAAGGTGATTGAACTTTCGATGGATGAAGCAAGAAAATTAGGTCATACGTATGTAGGAACTGAGCACATTTTATTAGGTCTCATTCGTGAGGGTGAGGGTGTTGCAGCAAGGGTACTTAGTAATTTAGGGATTAATTTAAATAAAGCTCGTCAAAAAGTATTACAGTTGTTAGGGAGCAGTGAGAGCTCATCATCCAGCCATAATACGGCAACAAATGCAAATACACCTACATTGGATGGATTAGCTAGAGATTTAACAGCCATTGCTAAAGAGGATAATTTGGACCCTGTCATAGGGAGAAATAAAGAAATCGAACGTGTCATTCAGGTACTAAGCAGAAGAACAAAAAATAACCCAGTATTAATTGGTGAACCAGGTGTAGGTAAAACCGCCATTGCAGAAGGGCTTGCACAAAAAATTATTCATAATGAGATTCCTGAAACGCTCCGCGATAAAAGAGTCATGACATTAGATATGGGTTCTGTTGTAGCTGGGACCAAATATCGTGGCGAATTTGAGGATCGTTTGAAAAAAATTATGGAAGAGATTCGCCAAGCAGGCAATATTATATTGTTTATAGATGAGCTTCACACATTAATCGGTGCAGGAGGCGCTGAGGGAGCGATTGATGCGTCTAACATTTTAAAGCCTTCCTTAGCTAGAGGAGAATTACAATGTATCGGTGCAACGACATTAGATGAATATAGAAAATATATCGAGAAGGATGCTGCTTTAGAAAGACGTTTCCAGCCGATCACAGTAGATCAACCCTCACCTGAAGAAGCGATTCAGATTTTATACGGTTTACGTGACCGTTATGAAGCACATCATCGTGTGAAAATTACAGACGATGCAATTGAAGAAGCCGTGAAGCTTTCAGATCGATATATTACGGATCGATTTCTACCTGATAAAGCCATTGATTTAATCGATGAAGCAGGGTCGAAAGTAAGGCTCCGCTCATATACAGTACCGCCTGATTTAAAGCAGTTAGAAAGCAACTTAGAGGATATACGTAAAGAAAAGGATGCTGCAGTACAAAGTCAAGAATTTGAAAAAGCGGCTGGATTAAGAGATACAGAGCAAAAGCTACGTGAAGAATTAGATTCAACGAAAAAGGAATGGAAAGAAGAGCAAAGTAGTACGGATTCTGAAGTCACTCCAGAGGATATTGCTCAAGTTGTAGCTAGCTGGACAGGAATCCCTGTTAGCAAACTTGCAGAAGAAGAAACAGAACGATTATTAAAAATGGAGTCTATTTTACATGAGAGAGTCATAGGGCAAGATGAAGCAGTCAAATCAGTCAGTCGTTCTATTCGAAGAGCAAGAGCAGGTTTAAAAGATCCAAAAAGACCGATGGGTTCATTCATTTTCCTAGGTCCAACAGGAGTTGGGAAAACCGAATTAGCTAGAGCTTTGGCAGAAGCACTATTTGGTGATGAAAATGCGATTCTACGAATCGATATGTCAGAATATATGGAGAAACACTCTACTTCAAGATTAGTTGGAGCACCTCCAGGGTACGTTGGATATGATGAAGGCGGTCAATTAACAGAAATGGTACGTCGTAAACCTTATTCAGTTGTATTACTAGATGAGATAGAAAAAGCACATCCAGAAGTTTTTAATGTTTTATTACAAGTTTTAGAAGATGGACGTTTAACAGACTCAAAGGGTCGTGTAGTTGATTTTAGAAATACATTAATCATTATGACATCTAACGTGGGTGCAGATACGATTAAGAAAAATTCTTCCTTAGGATTTACAGCTGCAAGTGATGTAGGTAGAGATTATAATAATATGAAGGATAAAGTCATCGAAGAATTGAAAAAAAGCTTCCGTCCTGAATTTTTGAATCGTATTGATGAATCGATCGTGTTCCATTCACTTGATGAGAAACACATTGCAGAAATTGTAACATTGATGGCAGAAGAACTTCGTAAACGTCTAAAAGAGCAGGAAGTAGACTTTAGTTTAACGGATTCAGCCAAAGCCTTCCTTGCAAAAGAAGGGTACGACCCAACCTACGGGGCGAGACCTTTACGCAGAGCGATTCAAAAGCATATTGAGGATAGATTATCAGAAGAGCTTCTAAAAGGGAATATCACTAAAGGTGGCGCGATCGTAATTGATGAAAAAGATGGAGAGTTATTGGTTCAAAAATAA
- the fabV gene encoding enoyl-ACP reductase FabV, translated as MIVKPKIRGFICTTAHPTGCEKNVLNQINYVKKQQQIEGPKKVLVIGSSQGFGLSSRIVSTFGAGADTIGVYFEKPASETKTASAGWYNNIAFENEANQAGYYAKSFNGDAFSDEIKKDTIELIKKDFGKVDLVVYSLASPRRLDPKTGEVYNSVIKPTKAAYTNKTVNTQKGVVSEITVDPATEEEIEQTIKVMGGEDWQLWIEALDKAEVLAEGFSTVAYNYIGPEVTHAIYKNGTIGKAKEHLDQTAHHLNEQLKSINGRAFVSVNKALVTQSSSAIPVVPLYISLLYKVMKEKGLHEGCIEQMYRLFNESLYTSTPKPLDENGRIRIDDWEMKEDVQEKVAALWKDVNTDNLEQLSDIEGYRKEFLQIFGFAFDGVDYEADVDPMYPNK; from the coding sequence ATGATCGTAAAACCGAAAATTAGAGGTTTCATTTGTACAACCGCGCACCCTACAGGATGTGAAAAAAATGTTTTAAATCAAATCAATTACGTAAAAAAACAACAACAAATAGAAGGACCAAAAAAAGTGCTTGTCATTGGCTCATCCCAAGGGTTTGGCTTATCTTCACGTATTGTTTCAACCTTTGGTGCAGGAGCAGATACAATTGGTGTTTATTTTGAAAAACCCGCTTCTGAAACTAAAACAGCATCTGCTGGATGGTACAATAATATCGCTTTTGAAAATGAGGCTAATCAAGCAGGTTATTATGCTAAGAGCTTTAATGGCGATGCATTTTCTGATGAAATTAAAAAAGATACGATTGAACTTATAAAAAAAGATTTTGGAAAAGTAGATTTAGTTGTATACAGTTTAGCATCACCTCGACGACTTGATCCAAAAACTGGTGAGGTATATAACTCAGTAATTAAACCAACTAAAGCCGCATATACAAATAAAACTGTAAATACCCAAAAAGGTGTCGTATCTGAAATTACAGTGGATCCGGCAACAGAAGAAGAAATAGAACAAACCATTAAAGTCATGGGTGGAGAAGACTGGCAGTTATGGATTGAAGCCTTAGACAAAGCTGAGGTCCTAGCAGAAGGATTTTCAACTGTGGCATATAATTACATAGGTCCAGAGGTTACACATGCAATATATAAAAACGGAACCATCGGAAAAGCTAAAGAACATTTAGATCAAACTGCTCATCATTTAAATGAACAACTCAAATCCATCAATGGAAGAGCATTTGTATCCGTCAATAAAGCTTTAGTTACACAATCTAGCTCTGCTATTCCCGTAGTTCCTTTATATATCTCTCTCTTATATAAAGTCATGAAAGAAAAAGGACTTCATGAAGGGTGTATCGAACAAATGTATAGACTCTTTAATGAGAGTCTTTATACATCAACACCAAAACCTTTAGATGAAAATGGACGTATTCGTATTGATGATTGGGAAATGAAAGAAGACGTTCAAGAAAAAGTTGCCGCACTATGGAAGGACGTTAATACTGACAACTTAGAACAACTTTCTGATATAGAAGGATATCGCAAAGAATTTCTACAAATATTTGGTTTTGCTTTCGATGGAGTAGATTATGAAGCAGACGTAGATCCTATGTATCCTAATAAGTGA
- the radA gene encoding DNA repair protein RadA codes for MAKNKVKYTCQHCGYESPKWMGKCPGCSSWNSLVEETVKQIKTKGMKESNYISQEKATSILEIEGAKEPRILTDFKELDRVFGGGVVPGSLILVGGDPGIGKSTLLLQMSHALVQKKCKVLYISGEESVKQLKLRADRLGVLSADLYVLCETNMDSIEEAVQHVEPDFLVIDSIQTVYQPMLESAPGSVSQVRECTSAFMRIAKNKGIATVLVGHVTKEGAIAGPRMLEHMVDCVLYFEGEKQHTFRILRAVKNRFGSTNEMGIFEMKELGLVEVSNPSELFLSERPLGVSGSIVVSSMEGTRPILVEIQALISSTNFPAPRRMTTGVDHNRLSLIMAVLEKRMGLFLQNQDAFLNVAGGVKLDEPAIDLALAVSIVSSFKDQPTRPYDVVCGEIGLTGEVRAVSRIEERVKEAQKLGFKRMIVPENSLKGWTPPKNIEIIGVRNVSQALEVALQ; via the coding sequence ATGGCAAAAAACAAAGTGAAATATACATGTCAACATTGCGGTTATGAATCTCCCAAATGGATGGGTAAATGTCCAGGGTGTTCATCATGGAATAGTCTTGTAGAGGAAACAGTAAAACAAATTAAAACCAAAGGGATGAAGGAATCTAATTATATATCACAGGAAAAAGCCACATCCATTTTAGAAATTGAAGGTGCAAAGGAACCGAGGATTTTAACAGATTTTAAAGAATTAGACCGTGTATTTGGAGGAGGGGTTGTACCGGGTTCACTTATATTAGTAGGTGGAGATCCAGGCATTGGTAAATCCACTCTTTTATTGCAAATGTCACATGCTTTAGTGCAAAAAAAATGTAAGGTACTTTATATTTCCGGTGAAGAATCCGTGAAACAATTAAAACTTCGAGCAGATCGACTAGGCGTTTTATCCGCAGATTTATATGTTCTTTGTGAGACGAATATGGATTCGATTGAAGAAGCCGTACAACATGTGGAACCTGATTTTTTAGTTATTGATTCCATTCAGACAGTTTATCAACCCATGTTAGAATCAGCACCAGGCAGTGTTTCACAAGTTCGCGAATGTACAAGTGCATTTATGAGAATAGCTAAGAATAAAGGTATAGCAACTGTATTAGTAGGTCATGTTACAAAAGAAGGGGCTATAGCCGGCCCTAGAATGCTTGAACATATGGTGGATTGTGTACTTTACTTTGAAGGTGAAAAACAGCACACTTTTCGAATCTTAAGAGCGGTAAAAAACCGTTTTGGTTCCACAAATGAGATGGGTATATTTGAAATGAAGGAATTGGGACTTGTTGAGGTTAGTAATCCTTCTGAATTGTTTTTATCAGAAAGACCTTTAGGGGTATCTGGCTCAATTGTGGTTTCCAGCATGGAAGGTACTCGACCTATTTTAGTTGAAATACAGGCGTTAATCTCTTCAACTAATTTTCCAGCACCTCGCAGAATGACTACTGGGGTGGATCATAATAGACTATCACTCATCATGGCAGTTTTAGAAAAGAGGATGGGATTGTTTTTGCAAAATCAAGACGCTTTTTTAAATGTAGCAGGTGGTGTGAAACTAGATGAGCCAGCCATTGACTTGGCACTCGCTGTTAGTATTGTTTCAAGCTTCAAAGATCAACCGACACGACCATATGATGTAGTATGTGGTGAAATTGGCCTTACAGGTGAAGTAAGGGCTGTTTCTAGAATTGAAGAACGTGTGAAGGAAGCTCAAAAATTAGGTTTTAAACGAATGATTGTACCAGAAAATAGTTTGAAAGGGTGGACGCCTCCTAAAAATATTGAGATTATAGGCGTTCGTAATGTTTCACAAGCACTTGAAGTAGCTTTACAATGA
- the disA gene encoding DNA integrity scanning diadenylate cyclase DisA, with the protein MQEEKQLDVVSQILRLVAPGTPFRDGLENVLRAKTGALIVVGCTPEIMELVDGGFSINSDFSPNNLYELAKMDGAIILSEDIKRILYANTQLNPDPSIPSTETGIRHRTAERVANQTRKLVISISQRRNIITLYQGKLRYSLKDIGVILTKANQAIQTLEKYKAVLDQSLTNLSALEFEELVTLHDVTNVVQRLEMVLRIKAEIKKYIIELGSEGRLISMQLDELVATVDDEAYLLLKDYCKDIDEDFIQDVKQNLKKLTDDDLLEHQNILRVIGTFKSNVSLEETISPRGFRMLNKIPRIPTVIVMNLIKNFKSLPYILMATIEELDEVDGIGEVRARAIKEGLKRIQEQVFIDRHI; encoded by the coding sequence ATGCAAGAAGAGAAACAACTAGATGTCGTTAGCCAAATCCTAAGGTTAGTCGCTCCTGGTACTCCTTTTAGGGATGGATTAGAGAATGTACTACGTGCAAAAACCGGTGCGTTGATTGTTGTCGGTTGTACGCCCGAAATCATGGAGTTAGTAGATGGAGGATTTTCCATAAATAGTGACTTTTCGCCTAATAATTTATATGAACTAGCAAAAATGGATGGGGCGATTATCTTAAGTGAGGATATCAAACGGATCTTATATGCCAATACACAATTAAATCCCGATCCCTCTATTCCATCAACTGAAACTGGAATTCGGCATCGTACGGCGGAGAGAGTTGCCAACCAAACAAGAAAATTAGTGATATCTATTTCACAAAGAAGAAACATAATCACTTTATATCAAGGGAAATTACGGTATTCATTAAAAGATATAGGAGTGATCTTAACAAAAGCAAATCAGGCTATTCAAACTCTTGAAAAATATAAAGCCGTATTGGATCAGTCATTAACAAATTTAAGTGCGTTAGAATTTGAGGAGTTAGTGACTTTACATGATGTCACTAATGTTGTTCAACGATTAGAAATGGTGCTTCGAATCAAAGCAGAAATTAAAAAGTATATTATTGAATTAGGTTCTGAAGGTCGTTTAATTAGTATGCAGTTGGATGAGTTAGTTGCAACAGTAGATGACGAAGCTTATTTACTTTTGAAAGATTATTGTAAGGATATCGATGAAGATTTCATTCAAGATGTCAAACAAAATCTTAAAAAATTAACGGATGATGATTTATTAGAGCACCAAAACATTTTACGTGTCATAGGAACATTTAAGTCAAATGTTTCTTTAGAAGAAACCATTTCTCCAAGAGGATTCCGTATGTTAAATAAAATCCCGAGAATACCAACGGTCATTGTTATGAACCTAATTAAAAACTTTAAAAGTTTGCCCTATATATTAATGGCTACGATTGAGGAATTGGATGAGGTTGATGGAATTGGAGAAGTACGTGCAAGAGCAATTAAAGAAGGATTAAAGAGAATTCAAGAACAAGTATTTATTGACAGACATATTTAA
- the pssA gene encoding CDP-diacylglycerol--serine O-phosphatidyltransferase codes for MFTKSLPSVFTVANLFIGITSIIFVFNDQPQIAALLVIIAILTDGIDGRVARALNVQSEFGKELDSLSDVISFGVAPAFLMYVVAFQEMNTIGWIATAIFPICGALRLARFNVVTNDVKEHFIGLPIPAAGGIMSSLALFHEGIHPILLVIITIVLSLLMVSNVKYPSLKTVGISKYTLLVAMFLVVSVVILVILLPEQFGGYTKYLFLPLIFYAVYGLKKNASDLIKMALNKYKEARNNST; via the coding sequence ATGTTTACAAAATCACTTCCAAGTGTATTTACAGTTGCAAATTTATTTATCGGTATTACTTCCATCATATTTGTGTTTAATGATCAGCCCCAAATTGCTGCTTTATTGGTAATCATAGCTATTCTAACAGATGGTATTGATGGTCGGGTAGCAAGGGCTTTAAATGTACAGAGTGAATTTGGTAAAGAATTAGATTCTTTGTCAGATGTTATTTCCTTTGGAGTTGCACCAGCTTTCTTGATGTATGTGGTGGCTTTCCAGGAAATGAACACCATCGGATGGATTGCGACTGCTATTTTTCCAATCTGTGGTGCACTAAGGTTAGCACGATTTAATGTGGTGACCAATGATGTTAAGGAACATTTTATCGGTTTACCTATTCCAGCAGCAGGTGGAATCATGAGCTCATTGGCATTATTTCATGAGGGTATTCATCCCATTTTATTGGTCATCATTACGATTGTTTTATCTTTATTAATGGTAAGTAATGTGAAATATCCAAGTTTAAAAACAGTAGGAATTTCTAAATATACATTATTAGTGGCTATGTTTTTAGTTGTATCGGTTGTAATATTGGTGATTTTATTACCTGAACAATTTGGAGGGTATACGAAATATTTATTCCTCCCGTTGATCTTTTACGCAGTATATGGCTTAAAAAAAAACGCTAGTGATCTTATTAAAATGGCATTAAACAAGTACAAGGAAGCACGAAACAACTCAACATAA
- a CDS encoding DUF1573 domain-containing protein yields MQLKQFQTQVSDLLLRHRSLMDVLSKFDQSNSSIHRAVVKAVTECGCIEIQAQKQTYSTEMTLEQAKELLENHLQGHMCDQCKEAVVSELGKNLFYMSSLCNLLDIDLEETVSKESKKCATLGFFNLS; encoded by the coding sequence ATGCAATTAAAACAATTTCAAACTCAAGTATCAGATCTACTTCTCCGTCACCGAAGTCTTATGGATGTATTATCAAAGTTTGACCAATCTAATTCATCCATACATCGTGCCGTTGTAAAAGCAGTCACAGAATGTGGTTGTATTGAAATTCAGGCACAAAAACAAACCTACTCTACAGAAATGACATTAGAACAGGCAAAGGAATTGCTTGAAAATCATCTACAGGGACACATGTGTGATCAATGTAAGGAAGCTGTGGTTTCAGAGCTTGGAAAAAATTTATTTTACATGTCTTCACTTTGTAATTTGCTAGATATTGATCTTGAAGAGACGGTAAGTAAAGAATCTAAAAAATGTGCGACACTTGGTTTTTTTAATTTATCTTAA